The following are encoded together in the Pedobacter sp. D749 genome:
- a CDS encoding IPExxxVDY family protein, which yields MNKTYLKLTLDLDFILIAITAPLKDYVLCHKINTRLNTQFEKIEDHEIFFNIDEPAWSFSKYYFFVEQGEVEYYLICNKSSDGFLIPEMSKVDFFIIIKEFIDKEDLDYLINGLNKLPDIQVAAKIDPAKLKSRENLVI from the coding sequence TTGAATAAGACTTACCTAAAACTTACCTTAGACCTTGATTTTATACTAATTGCGATCACAGCACCCCTAAAAGACTATGTGCTTTGCCACAAAATTAATACCCGGTTAAATACACAATTTGAAAAAATAGAAGATCACGAAATATTTTTTAATATCGACGAACCGGCCTGGTCTTTCTCTAAATATTACTTTTTTGTAGAGCAAGGTGAGGTAGAATACTACTTAATTTGCAATAAAAGCAGCGATGGTTTTCTAATTCCAGAGATGAGCAAAGTTGATTTTTTTATTATTATTAAAGAATTTATTGATAAGGAAGACTTGGATTATTTAATTAATGGACTGAATAAACTGCCTGATATACAGGTAGCTGCAAAGATAGATCCGGCTAAATTAAAAAGCCGTGAGAATTTGGTAATATAA
- a CDS encoding glycoside hydrolase family 3 protein, translated as MRKNLFIFIALFGTAFSVSAQQKTYLELLANQPKWVDSVFNRLNRRERIAQMFFVRAHTNLGKKYTDSVGQVIKKEQLGGVIFFQGGPGRQVLATNAYQKLSRVPLIVANDGEWGLGMRLDSTISYPYQMTLGAIQNKELLYKMGLEVAKDYKRMGMQMNLAPDADINNNPKNPVINYRSFGENKYNVANKVAAYMKGMQDGGLLTTLKHFPGHGDTDVDSHYDLPQLTFSATRLDTLEMYPFKELIKQGASGVMIAHMNIPSLDATPNLPSTLSKPIVTGILKQKLGFKGLIISDAMDMKGVVKYFKNGEADLMGIIAGNDIIELSENSDRAIKLVRKAVRQNRVSMAEIDQSVRKILTAKYWAGLAKRDTVVTQGVVAGINRNSSNALVQELANASVTLLKGKDYIKRLIPIRRTAIISIGVPSVTTFQKEVSKGYYNSVYYVLDKDASATQISNIAREIGAFDQVIVGIHDNRSRPANNMPLNAGVKNFIKELSAKNAVFALFANPYNLAGLSGLENSKGLVVAYQKEDFMQISAAAVINNRLVPTGKLPVSIAPFYKFGEGL; from the coding sequence GTGAGAAAAAATTTATTTATATTTATTGCCCTTTTCGGCACTGCATTTTCTGTAAGTGCGCAACAAAAAACCTATTTAGAATTATTGGCCAACCAACCGAAATGGGTTGATTCGGTTTTTAACAGACTTAATCGCAGAGAGCGTATTGCGCAGATGTTCTTTGTCAGGGCGCATACCAATCTGGGGAAAAAATATACTGATTCTGTTGGTCAGGTAATTAAAAAAGAACAATTAGGCGGAGTGATCTTTTTTCAGGGAGGTCCTGGCCGACAGGTTTTAGCTACCAATGCTTATCAAAAACTGAGTAGGGTGCCATTAATTGTGGCAAATGATGGCGAATGGGGTTTGGGTATGCGTTTGGATAGTACCATTTCTTATCCTTATCAAATGACTTTGGGTGCCATTCAAAACAAAGAGTTATTGTATAAAATGGGTCTTGAAGTGGCTAAAGATTATAAGCGCATGGGGATGCAGATGAATTTAGCTCCTGATGCCGATATCAATAACAATCCTAAAAACCCCGTAATCAATTACCGTTCTTTCGGCGAAAACAAATATAACGTGGCCAATAAGGTTGCCGCTTATATGAAAGGTATGCAGGATGGAGGTTTATTAACCACATTGAAACATTTCCCTGGCCATGGCGATACTGATGTAGATTCGCATTATGATTTACCGCAGCTTACCTTCTCCGCTACACGCCTGGATACTTTAGAAATGTATCCTTTTAAAGAGCTGATTAAACAAGGTGCTTCGGGTGTCATGATTGCACACATGAATATCCCATCGTTAGATGCTACCCCAAATCTGCCTTCTACCCTATCCAAACCGATTGTAACGGGCATTTTGAAACAGAAATTAGGTTTTAAAGGGTTGATAATTTCGGATGCGATGGATATGAAAGGCGTTGTAAAATATTTTAAGAATGGTGAAGCTGATTTAATGGGCATTATTGCGGGTAACGATATCATAGAACTATCAGAAAATAGCGATAGAGCCATAAAACTGGTGCGTAAAGCTGTAAGACAGAATCGTGTAAGCATGGCTGAAATCGATCAGAGCGTACGTAAGATCTTAACTGCAAAATATTGGGCTGGATTAGCCAAGCGCGATACTGTTGTAACCCAGGGTGTTGTTGCAGGTATAAACCGCAACTCGAGCAACGCATTAGTACAGGAACTGGCCAATGCATCCGTAACGCTGTTAAAAGGTAAAGATTATATCAAACGCCTCATCCCGATCAGAAGAACGGCCATTATCAGCATTGGCGTGCCGTCGGTTACCACTTTCCAAAAAGAGGTTTCTAAAGGATATTACAACTCTGTTTATTATGTATTGGATAAAGATGCCAGTGCCACACAGATTTCGAACATTGCCCGTGAAATCGGCGCATTTGATCAGGTGATTGTAGGCATCCACGATAACAGATCAAGACCTGCTAATAACATGCCTCTAAATGCAGGCGTAAAGAATTTTATTAAAGAATTATCAGCTAAAAATGCTGTTTTTGCCTTGTTTGCAAATCCATATAACCTTGCTGGCTTATCTGGATTAGAAAATAGCAAAGGTTTAGTGGTAGCCTATCAGAAAGAAGATTTCATGCAGATTTCTGCAGCAGCCGTAATTAATAATAGGTTAGTACCAACAGGTAAATTACCAGTAAGTATTGCTCCATTTTATAAATTTGGTGAGGGGTTATAA
- a CDS encoding type II toxin-antitoxin system VapC family toxin, which yields MQLLLDTHTFIWFINGDSSLPNKIIDEIKNLKNQCFISIVSIWEIAIKCKLNKLSLNADFDRILDFLDQNQIEILPISFDHIIKLNELDFYHRDPFDRIIIAQGMSENLTILTKDQNFSFYKVKALW from the coding sequence ATGCAGCTTCTATTGGACACGCATACATTTATCTGGTTTATAAATGGAGATTCATCTTTGCCAAATAAGATAATTGATGAAATCAAAAATCTAAAAAATCAATGTTTTATTAGTATTGTCAGTATTTGGGAAATTGCGATAAAATGCAAACTAAATAAGCTTTCTTTAAATGCAGACTTCGATAGAATTTTAGACTTTCTGGATCAAAATCAAATAGAAATATTGCCAATTTCATTTGATCATATTATTAAGCTGAATGAATTAGATTTTTATCATCGCGATCCATTTGATCGGATTATAATTGCTCAAGGCATGTCAGAAAACTTAACGATTTTAACAAAAGATCAAAACTTTAGCTTTTATAAGGTTAAAGCGCTTTGGTAA
- a CDS encoding helix-turn-helix domain-containing protein, with product MEGSKILIILKDSGLRSKISDILLFSKYVVELTDSGKQAMEIVKSHRIDLIICGIELYGIDGYGVVRMLNKFVDTAGIGLIMLLETGDQTALRRAMEIGADGYLSTSFDDAELLNQVEVRLKKKRFQQELFLKQHFQERSMIKSSNEMFWLDEKLDRLKARFFRKNQTIYYQGEYHSGLYYLVSGNVKTFISDSSGNLLITDIYGPGEYFGLQDFALGSHAFHTSKAISDAEIIAIPLKDVNELIVEYPDILRVFVKKLAKSVRDMEEKAMALAHASVRERVAAAIIRLAKQGKNSSDKIRVSLPRTDLANIVGIASETLSRILSDFARDGLIEKDANDILLNSIEKLRKVNK from the coding sequence ATGGAAGGATCTAAGATATTGATTATTCTCAAAGATTCCGGGCTAAGGTCCAAAATTTCAGACATACTACTGTTCAGTAAGTATGTAGTTGAATTAACTGATAGTGGAAAGCAAGCGATGGAGATAGTTAAAAGCCACCGTATCGACTTAATTATCTGTGGAATTGAGTTATATGGAATTGATGGGTATGGCGTTGTGAGAATGCTAAACAAATTTGTGGATACTGCAGGGATTGGGCTGATTATGTTATTAGAAACCGGGGATCAGACCGCATTGCGCAGGGCAATGGAAATCGGTGCAGACGGTTATCTGTCAACTAGTTTTGATGATGCTGAACTTTTGAACCAGGTGGAGGTAAGGTTAAAGAAAAAGAGATTTCAGCAAGAACTTTTTTTAAAACAGCATTTTCAGGAAAGAAGCATGATCAAATCTAGCAACGAAATGTTTTGGCTGGATGAGAAATTGGACCGGCTGAAAGCTCGCTTCTTTAGAAAGAACCAGACTATTTATTATCAGGGGGAATATCATTCAGGTCTTTACTATCTGGTATCTGGCAATGTTAAGACATTTATCTCAGATAGCTCAGGAAATCTCTTAATCACCGACATCTATGGACCAGGGGAGTATTTTGGACTTCAGGATTTTGCTCTGGGTTCTCATGCTTTTCACACCTCAAAGGCGATATCAGACGCTGAAATTATCGCAATTCCGCTGAAAGATGTTAATGAGCTTATAGTTGAATATCCGGATATACTAAGAGTTTTTGTTAAAAAACTTGCAAAGTCGGTAAGGGATATGGAAGAAAAGGCAATGGCACTTGCTCATGCCTCAGTACGAGAGCGGGTGGCAGCTGCCATTATCAGACTTGCAAAGCAGGGGAAGAACTCTTCAGATAAAATTCGTGTCAGTCTCCCCAGAACTGATCTGGCAAATATTGTTGGCATAGCTTCAGAGACTTTGAGTAGGATTCTTAGTGATTTTGCCAGGGATGGGCTGATAGAAAAAGACGCGAATGACATTCTCCTTAATAGTATAGAGAAACTTCGGAAAGTAAATAAGTAG
- the fabF gene encoding beta-ketoacyl-ACP synthase II, with product MELKRVVVTGLGALTPIGNNVPDFWEGLTNGVSGAAPIKGFDTEKFKTKFACEVKNFNPEDFLEKKEARKLDPFVQYALVATDEAVKDGGFDFEKLDTNRIGVIWGAGIGGLKTFLDEISNFAKGDGTPRYNPFFIPKMIVDIAPGHISIKYGLRGPNFATVSACASSTNAMIDAFNYIRLGMADVIISGGSEAIINEAGMGGFNAMHALSTRNEDPATASRPFDKDRDGFVAGEGAGTIILEELEHAKARGAKIYAELVGGGMSADANHITAPHPEGLGARMVMTNALKDAGLTTADIDYINVHGTSTPLGDISETKAIGTLFGEDAYRLNISSTKSMTGHLLGAAGAIEAIAAILSVKNDIVPPTINHFTDDPAFDPKLNFTFNKAQKRTVRAALSNTFGFGGHNASVIFKKYED from the coding sequence ATGGAATTAAAAAGAGTAGTAGTAACAGGGTTGGGTGCGCTCACTCCTATAGGCAATAATGTTCCCGATTTTTGGGAAGGATTGACTAACGGGGTGAGTGGCGCTGCTCCTATTAAGGGTTTTGACACTGAAAAGTTCAAGACCAAATTCGCATGTGAGGTTAAAAATTTTAATCCTGAAGACTTTCTGGAGAAAAAAGAAGCCCGCAAGCTAGATCCGTTTGTACAATATGCTCTTGTAGCAACAGATGAGGCTGTGAAAGATGGTGGTTTTGATTTTGAAAAATTAGATACCAATCGGATCGGAGTAATCTGGGGTGCAGGCATAGGTGGATTGAAAACTTTTTTGGATGAGATTTCGAATTTCGCCAAGGGAGATGGCACGCCAAGATACAATCCATTTTTTATCCCTAAAATGATCGTAGATATTGCTCCAGGGCATATCTCTATCAAATACGGCCTACGTGGGCCAAATTTTGCAACTGTTTCGGCATGTGCTTCTTCAACAAATGCAATGATAGATGCATTTAACTATATCCGTTTGGGTATGGCTGATGTAATTATCAGCGGTGGTTCTGAAGCAATCATCAATGAGGCAGGTATGGGTGGTTTTAATGCCATGCATGCATTATCAACACGTAACGAAGATCCGGCAACGGCATCGCGTCCTTTTGATAAAGACCGTGATGGCTTCGTAGCTGGTGAAGGTGCAGGAACCATTATTTTAGAAGAACTTGAACACGCAAAAGCAAGAGGCGCAAAAATTTATGCAGAACTTGTAGGCGGTGGAATGAGTGCAGATGCGAATCACATCACAGCACCTCATCCTGAAGGTTTGGGCGCTAGAATGGTAATGACTAATGCACTGAAAGATGCTGGTTTAACAACTGCTGATATAGATTATATCAATGTACACGGCACTTCTACTCCACTAGGTGATATTAGTGAAACCAAAGCCATTGGTACATTATTTGGTGAGGATGCTTATCGCTTAAACATTAGCTCAACCAAATCAATGACTGGTCACCTTTTGGGTGCCGCCGGAGCTATTGAGGCTATTGCAGCAATTCTTTCTGTTAAAAATGATATAGTTCCTCCAACAATCAATCACTTTACAGATGATCCTGCATTTGACCCTAAATTGAATTTTACTTTTAACAAAGCACAAAAACGTACTGTTAGAGCTGCTTTAAGTAATACATTCGGTTTTGGTGGCCATAATGCTTCTGTTATTTTCAAGAAATACGAAGATTAA
- the rnc gene encoding ribonuclease III codes for MPILKLYKLYLSPEKEFVKKLKNILGFVPGNVTLYKMAFRHRSAAKILKNGSRSSNERLEFLGDAVLGSVIAELLFKHYPYKEEGFLTEMRSKIVNRANLNQLAKKIGFDKLIQFDQRSVSIQTKHNSMLGDAFEAIIGAIYMDKGYNFTKEFLLRRIVKPHIDIHTLELTETNFKSKLIEWCQRHGKDVLFELAENGEGESAKLFTISAVVEGEKVGTGRDYNKKNAEKLAAEKACETLSI; via the coding sequence ATGCCGATATTAAAATTATATAAACTTTATCTCTCTCCTGAAAAGGAGTTTGTTAAAAAGCTGAAAAACATTTTAGGCTTTGTTCCAGGCAATGTTACGCTCTATAAAATGGCGTTCAGACATCGTTCTGCAGCAAAAATCCTAAAAAATGGAAGCAGGAGCAGCAACGAGCGCCTGGAATTTTTAGGCGACGCTGTTCTCGGCTCTGTAATAGCAGAGCTGCTTTTTAAACATTATCCCTATAAAGAAGAAGGTTTTTTAACCGAAATGCGCTCGAAGATTGTAAACCGGGCTAATTTAAATCAGTTGGCGAAAAAAATTGGTTTTGATAAACTTATCCAGTTTGATCAACGATCAGTGAGCATACAAACCAAACACAATTCGATGTTGGGCGATGCTTTTGAAGCCATTATAGGTGCCATTTATATGGATAAAGGGTACAATTTTACCAAAGAGTTTTTATTGCGCAGAATTGTAAAACCCCATATCGATATTCATACCCTGGAACTTACTGAAACCAATTTTAAAAGTAAATTAATTGAGTGGTGCCAACGCCATGGTAAGGATGTATTGTTCGAACTGGCTGAAAATGGTGAAGGCGAAAGTGCCAAACTATTTACCATTAGTGCGGTAGTAGAAGGCGAAAAAGTAGGTACCGGAAGAGATTACAACAAGAAAAACGCTGAAAAATTAGCAGCTGAAAAAGCTTGCGAAACATTGAGTATATAA
- a CDS encoding YicC/YloC family endoribonuclease, whose translation MTGYGLATADYANAKYSVEIKSLNSKFLELNLKYPKAFSDKELILRNICSKDIERGKVSLSINVERTNGEVTGATINTALLSHYYKQLIAVNNELGADSSNLLQTALTFPDVISYKEESVSEDEWNNLFQIFNSALANFNKFREDEGSVLKADLELRIKNILSYFKSVEELEPKRITAIRDKFTQFLDDAVGKVNIDQNRFEQELIYYIDKIDITEEKTRLKSHCDYFLQTLASKEANGKKMGFISQEIGREINTMGAKANDAQMQQFVVGMKEELEKIKEQLLNVL comes from the coding sequence ATGACAGGATACGGCTTAGCAACAGCCGATTATGCAAACGCAAAGTATAGTGTCGAAATCAAATCGCTCAACAGTAAATTTCTGGAGCTGAATTTAAAATATCCTAAAGCTTTTTCCGATAAAGAGTTGATCCTGCGCAACATCTGCAGTAAAGATATCGAAAGAGGAAAAGTAAGTTTAAGCATCAATGTAGAACGCACCAATGGTGAAGTTACAGGTGCGACCATCAATACCGCACTATTAAGTCATTACTACAAACAGCTTATTGCCGTTAACAACGAATTAGGGGCTGACAGCAGTAACTTATTGCAAACTGCATTAACTTTTCCTGATGTAATCAGTTACAAGGAAGAAAGTGTAAGTGAAGATGAGTGGAACAATTTATTTCAGATTTTCAACTCGGCTTTGGCCAATTTTAACAAATTCAGAGAAGATGAAGGCTCAGTTTTAAAAGCCGATTTAGAACTAAGAATTAAAAACATTCTTTCATATTTCAAATCAGTTGAGGAATTAGAACCTAAAAGGATTACTGCAATCCGCGATAAGTTTACTCAGTTTTTAGACGATGCGGTAGGCAAAGTAAATATCGATCAGAACCGTTTCGAGCAGGAATTGATTTATTACATCGATAAAATCGACATCACCGAAGAAAAAACACGTTTAAAAAGCCACTGCGATTATTTCTTACAAACTTTGGCAAGCAAAGAGGCAAATGGTAAAAAAATGGGGTTCATTTCTCAGGAAATTGGACGTGAGATTAATACTATGGGAGCAAAAGCAAATGATGCCCAAATGCAACAGTTTGTTGTAGGTATGAAAGAAGAATTAGAGAAGATAAAAGAACAGTTACTGAATGTGTTGTAG
- the gmk gene encoding guanylate kinase: protein MQGKLIIFSAPSGAGKTTIVHHLLTKFPELSFSISATTRELRGAETHENDYYFISKEEFLHKVARQEFVEFEEVYNGTFYGTLRSEIERIWNDGKHVIFDIDVEGGIRLKRKYEEDALAIFVQPPSLDVLKERLSGRGTDSPEKLQERFIKAEKELLYADKFDVILKNYDLSTACAEAEKLVGDFLKK, encoded by the coding sequence ATGCAAGGCAAATTAATCATATTTTCGGCACCATCAGGAGCAGGTAAAACCACTATAGTACATCATTTATTAACGAAATTTCCTGAGCTGAGCTTCTCTATTTCTGCGACTACCCGCGAATTGAGGGGTGCTGAAACACATGAAAACGATTATTATTTTATTAGCAAGGAAGAGTTTTTGCACAAAGTAGCCCGCCAGGAATTTGTGGAGTTTGAAGAGGTTTATAACGGAACTTTTTATGGCACTTTACGTTCAGAAATTGAGCGCATCTGGAATGATGGGAAACATGTAATTTTCGATATAGATGTAGAAGGCGGTATCCGTTTGAAAAGAAAATATGAAGAAGATGCTTTAGCCATTTTTGTTCAGCCACCCTCATTAGATGTTCTAAAAGAACGTTTAAGTGGTCGCGGAACAGATAGTCCGGAGAAATTACAGGAACGTTTTATTAAAGCTGAAAAAGAACTGCTTTATGCAGATAAGTTTGATGTGATTTTAAAAAATTACGATCTGAGTACAGCTTGTGCAGAAGCGGAGAAGTTGGTCGGAGATTTTTTGAAGAAATAG
- a CDS encoding thioredoxin family protein, translated as MKRLIILFTAVLITTAAFSQAKKEGVHIYNPQADARAEIAAAVAKAAKENKHVLLQVGGNWCTWCIAFHNLVDSTTTLKKYINDNFETVLVNYSPENKNESVLASLGYPQRFGFPVFLILDGKGKVLHIENSSYLETDEVAANGKKKVGHDVKKITSFLKGWTTTAVNPETYKAKAK; from the coding sequence ATGAAAAGATTAATCATTCTGTTCACGGCAGTATTAATTACGACTGCAGCATTTAGTCAGGCGAAAAAAGAAGGCGTTCATATTTATAACCCACAGGCCGATGCCAGGGCGGAAATTGCTGCGGCTGTTGCAAAAGCGGCTAAAGAAAATAAACATGTTTTATTGCAGGTTGGAGGAAATTGGTGTACCTGGTGTATCGCGTTCCATAACCTGGTTGACAGCACCACTACATTAAAAAAATACATCAACGATAATTTTGAAACCGTTTTGGTTAATTACAGCCCGGAGAATAAAAATGAAAGCGTTTTGGCGAGCCTGGGTTACCCTCAACGTTTTGGTTTCCCGGTATTTTTAATTTTAGACGGCAAAGGAAAAGTATTGCATATTGAAAATTCTTCTTATTTAGAAACGGATGAAGTTGCGGCTAATGGCAAAAAGAAAGTTGGACATGACGTTAAAAAAATTACTTCGTTTTTAAAAGGCTGGACCACAACGGCGGTAAATCCTGAAACTTATAAAGCGAAAGCTAAGTAG
- the pyk gene encoding pyruvate kinase: MKPFHSRTKIVATLGPASAKPDVLYSMFNAGLDVCRLNFSHGSQADHQAVLDTIRDLNKKYEYNVGILADLQGPKIRIGLVKEGGINLINGKTTVITTTECVGNEERIYITYQSFPQDVQAGEIILLDDGKLQMKVISTNLKDEVVCEIVHGGILTSRKGVNLPNTKVSIPSLTPEDRENLEFVLENDVEWIGLSFVRKAEDIIELKKIIAERGKTARVIAKIEKPEAIANIDEIIAVSDGIMVARGDLGVECPMEEVPLLQKMIVAKCRAASKPVIVATQMLESMITTPRPTRAEVNDVANSVLDGADAVMLSGETSVGEFPLIVIETMQKIIQNIEQNNYPFNPDKFLKPKSPSFLSDAICDSACFLAKQTNAVGIVSMTLSGYTAFEISSHRPEALTFIFTSNRALLNAVSLLWGVRGFYYDKWESTDNTIIEVNEFLKSKKMVKQGDIVINTAAIPMEAKGKTNMLKITVID, encoded by the coding sequence ATGAAACCTTTTCATTCGAGAACTAAAATTGTTGCCACGCTTGGGCCTGCATCAGCAAAACCAGATGTATTATATAGTATGTTTAATGCAGGTTTAGACGTTTGCCGTCTAAATTTTTCACACGGATCACAAGCAGATCATCAGGCTGTTTTGGATACCATCCGCGATTTAAATAAAAAATACGAATATAATGTAGGTATCCTTGCCGATTTACAAGGCCCTAAAATCCGTATTGGTTTAGTGAAAGAAGGTGGGATTAACCTGATTAATGGTAAAACTACCGTGATTACCACTACCGAATGTGTCGGTAACGAAGAACGGATTTACATTACATACCAAAGCTTCCCTCAGGATGTTCAGGCTGGCGAAATTATCCTTTTGGATGATGGAAAGCTTCAAATGAAAGTAATTTCTACCAACTTAAAGGATGAAGTTGTTTGCGAAATCGTTCACGGTGGTATCTTAACTTCAAGAAAAGGTGTAAACCTGCCAAATACTAAAGTTTCTATCCCTTCATTAACACCAGAAGACCGTGAAAACTTAGAATTTGTTTTAGAAAACGATGTAGAATGGATCGGTTTATCTTTTGTGCGCAAGGCTGAAGACATTATCGAACTTAAAAAGATTATTGCAGAGCGTGGCAAAACTGCCCGTGTAATTGCTAAAATAGAAAAACCGGAAGCTATCGCTAATATCGATGAAATTATCGCTGTTTCTGATGGTATTATGGTTGCCCGTGGTGATTTAGGTGTTGAATGTCCGATGGAAGAAGTTCCATTGTTACAAAAAATGATTGTTGCTAAATGTAGAGCAGCTTCTAAACCAGTAATTGTGGCTACCCAGATGTTAGAAAGTATGATCACTACACCTCGGCCAACACGTGCAGAGGTAAATGATGTAGCTAACTCTGTTTTAGATGGTGCTGATGCGGTAATGTTAAGTGGCGAAACTTCAGTTGGTGAATTCCCGCTGATCGTTATCGAAACCATGCAAAAAATTATCCAGAACATTGAGCAAAACAATTATCCTTTCAACCCTGATAAGTTTTTAAAACCAAAATCACCATCTTTCTTAAGCGATGCGATTTGCGATTCGGCTTGTTTCTTAGCGAAACAGACCAATGCCGTAGGTATTGTATCGATGACTTTAAGCGGTTATACTGCTTTCGAAATTTCGAGTCACCGTCCGGAGGCTTTAACCTTTATTTTTACCAGTAACAGGGCCTTATTAAATGCAGTAAGTTTGCTTTGGGGCGTTAGAGGTTTCTACTACGATAAGTGGGAAAGCACCGATAACACCATTATTGAGGTAAACGAATTCTTAAAAAGCAAAAAAATGGTTAAACAAGGCGATATTGTAATCAATACCGCTGCTATCCCGATGGAAGCAAAAGGAAAGACCAATATGTTAAAAATTACAGTTATAGATTAA
- the nadD gene encoding nicotinate (nicotinamide) nucleotide adenylyltransferase, producing MKTGLFFGSYNPIHTGHLIIANYMANHTALDEIWLVVSPHNPLKDKSGLTNMYDRLEMAKLATENAEHIRVSDIEFALPQPSYTIDTLTYLHEKYPEKEFVLIMGADNLVSFKKWKNYEVLLKNYQIYVYPRPGANVSDWENHPAITFTNTPLMEISSTFIRKAIKEKKNVQFFLPDKVIDFIEGKGMYK from the coding sequence ATGAAAACTGGTCTTTTCTTTGGTTCATATAACCCCATCCATACTGGGCATTTAATTATTGCCAATTATATGGCCAACCACACGGCGCTTGATGAAATATGGCTGGTGGTATCTCCCCATAACCCTTTGAAAGATAAAAGTGGTTTAACCAATATGTATGATCGCTTGGAAATGGCCAAACTGGCTACTGAAAATGCAGAACATATCCGCGTAAGTGATATTGAATTTGCATTGCCGCAGCCTTCATACACTATTGATACACTTACTTATCTCCATGAAAAATACCCCGAAAAAGAATTTGTGTTGATTATGGGTGCTGATAACCTCGTTTCATTTAAAAAATGGAAAAACTACGAGGTATTGTTAAAAAATTACCAAATTTATGTATACCCCCGTCCTGGAGCAAATGTTAGCGATTGGGAAAACCATCCTGCAATTACTTTTACCAATACACCTTTAATGGAAATATCCTCCACCTTTATCCGAAAGGCCATAAAGGAGAAAAAAAACGTTCAGTTTTTTCTTCCTGATAAAGTAATCGACTTCATAGAGGGTAAAGGAATGTACAAATAG
- a CDS encoding acyl carrier protein, with product MSDIASRVKAIIVEKLGVDESEVTPEASFTNDLGADSLDTVELIMEFEKEFNVAIPDDQAETIGTVGQAIAYLEKNVK from the coding sequence ATGTCTGATATTGCTTCAAGAGTTAAGGCTATTATCGTAGAAAAACTAGGTGTTGACGAAAGCGAAGTTACGCCAGAGGCTTCATTCACCAACGATTTAGGTGCAGATTCTTTAGATACCGTAGAGTTGATTATGGAATTTGAAAAAGAATTCAATGTAGCTATTCCTGATGATCAGGCTGAAACCATCGGTACAGTTGGCCAGGCGATTGCTTATTTGGAAAAAAACGTTAAATAG
- a CDS encoding DUF2281 domain-containing protein has product MTDIQLYSQISSLPSDLKKQVSDFVSSLKKKSKDSKKLKERQFGYAKDFFKMTADFDEPLEDFKDYM; this is encoded by the coding sequence ATGACTGATATTCAATTATATAGCCAAATATCTTCATTGCCTTCAGACTTGAAGAAGCAAGTGTCTGATTTTGTCTCATCCCTAAAGAAAAAGTCGAAAGACAGTAAGAAACTGAAAGAAAGACAATTTGGCTATGCCAAAGATTTCTTTAAAATGACTGCTGATTTTGATGAACCATTAGAAGACTTTAAAGATTATATGTAA